Proteins from a single region of Halorubrum sp. 2020YC2:
- a CDS encoding helix-turn-helix domain-containing protein gives MNDAREELSRRIAGEITLSDDPGATLRKWRTDFDVSQTELADQLGVSSSVISDYESGRRESPGIGVVRRTVEGLLDIDERRGGGRLRQHARVLSAGFESDIVHDLREYSTAVPLEELYEAMGATEVVRGDHDHVNGHTVIDSIQAITRLSSEEFYRLYGQSTNRALVFTRVTRGESPLVALRVVSPTPNAVVLHGIEDGDLWDHAADLARVDGVSLATSNRDLDECLADLQAL, from the coding sequence ATGAACGACGCACGCGAGGAGCTCTCCCGCCGGATCGCCGGCGAGATAACGCTGAGCGACGACCCGGGCGCGACCCTCCGGAAGTGGCGCACCGACTTCGACGTCTCGCAGACGGAGCTGGCCGACCAGCTCGGCGTCTCCTCATCGGTCATCTCCGACTACGAGAGCGGCCGCCGCGAGAGCCCGGGGATCGGCGTCGTCCGCCGCACCGTCGAGGGGCTCCTCGACATCGACGAGCGCCGCGGCGGCGGCCGGCTCCGCCAGCACGCGCGGGTGCTCTCGGCCGGGTTCGAGAGCGATATCGTCCACGACCTCCGCGAGTACTCGACCGCGGTCCCCCTAGAGGAGCTCTACGAGGCGATGGGCGCGACGGAGGTCGTCCGCGGCGACCACGACCATGTCAACGGCCACACCGTCATCGACTCGATCCAGGCGATCACCCGGCTCTCCAGCGAGGAGTTCTACCGGCTGTACGGCCAGTCGACGAACCGCGCGCTCGTGTTCACGCGGGTGACCCGCGGCGAGTCGCCGCTCGTCGCGCTGCGGGTCGTGAGCCCGACGCCGAACGCGGTCGTGCTCCACGGCATCGAGGACGGCGACCTGTGGGACCACGCCGCCGACCTCGCCCGCGTCGACGGCGTGTCGCTGGCGACGTCGAACCGCGACCTCGACGAGTGCCTCGCGGACCTCCAGGCGCTGTGA
- a CDS encoding DUF1684 domain-containing protein: MSEDYAERLRANRREKDEFFAEHQQSPIPPEQRDEFDGLDYFPPNPDYRVEATVAVHDDPDPVEMETTASNPVRYLRIVTFAFEIGGEEHTLAGYRQAGDDGAVFVPFRDKTTGQQTYHNGRYMELAPERDLSDGDEVTVDFNLAYSPFCAYSETFSCPLPPEENWLEIAIPAGERTPDLD; encoded by the coding sequence ATGAGCGAGGATTACGCCGAGCGCCTCCGCGCGAACCGCCGGGAGAAAGACGAGTTCTTCGCCGAGCACCAGCAGTCGCCAATTCCGCCGGAGCAGCGCGACGAGTTCGACGGGCTGGACTACTTCCCGCCGAACCCCGACTACCGCGTCGAGGCGACCGTGGCCGTCCACGACGACCCCGACCCCGTCGAGATGGAGACGACCGCGAGCAACCCGGTGCGGTACCTCCGGATCGTCACCTTCGCGTTCGAGATAGGCGGCGAGGAGCACACGCTCGCGGGGTACAGACAGGCGGGCGACGACGGCGCGGTCTTCGTCCCCTTCCGCGACAAGACGACGGGCCAGCAGACGTATCACAACGGCCGATACATGGAGCTGGCGCCGGAGCGGGACCTCTCCGACGGCGACGAGGTCACGGTCGATTTCAACCTCGCGTACAGCCCCTTCTGCGCGTACAGCGAGACGTTCTCCTGCCCGCTACCGCCCGAGGAGAACTGGCTGGAGATCGCGATTCCGGCCGGCGAGCGGACGCCTGATCTCGACTGA
- the dpsA gene encoding DNA starvation/stationary phase protection protein DpsA, which translates to MSTQKQARQQYGDVHESEALRVPEEKAEQLVDALNSDLAATYVLYHQIKKHHWLVEGAEFLGIHEYLGEVAGDLEGGADVLAERAQALGGVPLSGGANYEEHAPVTPEDADAYDIRTSLEHDLKMFGDITEQLREHIQLANNLGDYNTEEQLRDILEDVEEHGHHLEHYLEDDTLVTSETLE; encoded by the coding sequence ATGAGCACCCAGAAGCAGGCCCGTCAGCAGTACGGCGACGTTCACGAGAGCGAAGCGCTCCGCGTCCCCGAGGAGAAGGCCGAACAGCTCGTCGACGCGCTCAACAGCGACCTCGCGGCGACGTACGTCCTCTACCACCAGATCAAGAAACACCACTGGCTCGTCGAGGGCGCCGAGTTCCTCGGCATCCACGAGTACCTCGGCGAGGTCGCGGGCGACCTCGAAGGAGGCGCCGACGTGCTCGCGGAGCGCGCGCAGGCGCTCGGCGGCGTGCCGCTCTCGGGCGGCGCGAACTACGAGGAGCACGCCCCGGTGACCCCCGAGGACGCCGACGCCTACGACATCCGGACGTCGCTGGAGCACGACCTCAAGATGTTCGGTGACATCACCGAGCAGCTCCGCGAGCACATCCAGCTCGCCAACAACCTCGGCGACTACAACACCGAAGAGCAGCTCCGCGATATCCTCGAAGACGTCGAGGAGCACGGCCACCACCTCGAGCACTACCTCGAAGACGACACGCTCGTCACGAGCGAGACGCTCGAGTAA